Genomic segment of Gopherus flavomarginatus isolate rGopFla2 chromosome 2, rGopFla2.mat.asm, whole genome shotgun sequence:
tattttatttttctaatacatttttattCACCTTAGTTTTTGCAGTATTTCTCTGGTGGCAAAAGCACTAGTGTAAATGCAGTTacattggcaaaaaaaaaagtcctttttttGCCAGTAGAGCTTCTTTTGCTGACAGCAAAAGCataaactataccagcaaaaacACCTTTTGCCGGTATAATCTGCATCTCCACTAGGCGTATTTTTTCTGGCATAGCTCTACTGACAAAACCTAATGCCCTCTTCTCTGCTTCTAAGGCCCTGAAGTGCCTACCATTGGTGCTATGCAAACAATACAGAATGATGATGTTGCCCTTGGTTTGAAGTCTGTTTCTAGCCATTCTAGTTGTCATGAGCTAGTCCAAAGGATTTAGTGACAGATGTTCTGTAAGGGAAAGTATCTGtgtgtttaaaaactgttttcgttgtcattttgaaaaacaaaaacctaaagAATGTTTTGGTTGGGTTTATCTTTTTCCAAAGCCTAAGGGCTGGGTTGGCCAATGTCCTTTTGAGCACAGAAAAGGGTAGGTGGAAGAGCAGAAACAGCTGGATGGTGGGATCTCTCTGGCTGTGGAGTACTCTCCCAAAGGAAGGGGTAGCAGTCCTATTGCCTGGGCCATTTTAAATACACAGTAGCGAATGGGGTGGATGAATTCGGTGGGTCCTAACTGATCTTAAGTTCCCATGGAAACTGGTGGGACCCACATCTCTTGGGACACTGAAAACTGGACTGGAGAATTGGCCTGTAGGGAAGAGTCTTGCGGGAGGCCCTACGTTTTGTTATAGCTGTGATTTTGTGGCCCTCATGCAGCGAGGTGATCTGAATGGGGCTGGTCCTTGCCCATTGGGATGGCTCCATGTTGCGTGACCtggaatttttttccttctctcccagAACGAGGTGCTGATGATGCAGGAGGCCAAGCATGAGTGCTATGGGACGTGGTATCTACCTGCTGGAAGGATGGAGCCCAATGAGACCATCCTGGAGGCCATGAAGAGGGAGGTGAAGGAGGAGACAGGGCTGGAGTGCGAGCCCCTCACTCTGCTGGCAGTGGAAGAGAGAGGCCCCATCTGGATTCGCTTTGTCTTCCTTGCTCGGCCAACTGgtgcttcccccttcctcctaCTTCCTGCCCAGTGGGACTAAAATGTGTGGGGATTGCAGGGGACACTGCAGGCAGCAAGCGCAACCCTGGGCATGGGGCAGAAGGCAGAGAAGCCTCCTGGGTTTCCCTCTGGAGCTAGCCAAAGGAGGTGTGTCCGTGTGGGGCTCGTCCAGCTCGGTGGCTCCAGTTCTGagcagaaagaaaagggaaggtgCCCAGAGGACCTGCTCTTCctactgcacatgcacacacgGCATCTTGTGCTGGGCTTGCACCATGACTTCCCACTGAACCCAAGCTGCTTTTGGTGCAGAAGGGGTTAAactgggcagggggagctgcaggtcaGAAGGGTGCTGTGTTTGGGGAGCCGCAGCTCATGCggctgcactggcagagctatggTGGTAGCGTGCATGACAGGGTCCTTGCCCCTAGCCTGTGCATCCACTCCATCCTTTCACAAGCACTTCCAGCCGTGTTAGCTGAAGAGGGGGAGGTGTCCATGTTTCCCAGCTCTGGCCATGGTGCTTCTGCCTATTGTAGGGATTATGAAGGGAAAACCAAGGATGTTTTATACCCCCAAATCCTCATTCCTCCCCTGGAAAAGAGCCCCAGCTGCCTCCTtaattcctccctccctctcctctagCACCCAGTGATCTGCAGAAATGTACCATCCCTGCCATCCCCTTCCGTGCCCCAAGCACTGCTGCCCAGGCTGCTCTGAGAGCAAGGGGCTCAGCCCATTGCAACACAGACACACTCTGTTTTCTGCCTAGGTGGGACCTTGAAGGCGCCCCAGCATGCGGATGCTGAATCCCTCCAAGCCAGGTGGTGGGACAGAGAATCTCCTGCCCTTCCTCTGCGAGCCCGGGACATCCTGCCCCTTATGGACCTTGCTGTGCGATATCGAGACAGCCCGTCCCACCCAATGACCTTGCCGGAGGAGATGCCCTGTGCCTTGATCTGCCAGAGGCTCCTGGCTACGTTCACCAATGGTGCCGGTGACTTGTGGGTGCTGCTGAGTGCTGTaggggccccgcacctgccggtgTCTGCCCGCACCACCTCCCCCTGCAAAATCCAAAACAGCATCCAGGTGGCAGCAtgcaggctgctgaaggaatgCTGCCTGCTACCCCAAGTGACTGTCCAGGCCCACGGGGTCCTGGGGCTGCAGCACCTGGGCAAGAATGCAGGGAAATCTGACGGCGTTTGCTTCAACGTGCTGCTGACGGTTACGCAGGGTGGccagagcacccaggagacgccACCAGAGCTGCATGGTGAGAGCTTCCAGTGGTGGAAGATCGAGGAGAGCAGCTTGAGAAGCAGAATCCTCCAGCGGCTCAGCTCATCATCTGTTGTTCCAATTCATAGCTACTGACACAGGTAAGCAGTTCTGGCTAAGCCCCACTCCTAAGGCATATCTGGTCCCTCCTTCGCTGATGGGGAACCTGAGACTGGCTGGCCTAAGTCCACAAAGCAAATTGGTGGCAAACCttagagtagaacccaggagtcctgctcccagtCCTGGGTTCATTTACTGGGACCTATTGGTGGTCTCTTTCACTAATTTACTAGGGTGATGGGTGTCAGTAGCAAACCctataacagtggttctcaaacttttgtactggtgacccctttcacatagcaagcctctgagtgcaaccccccctcaaaattaaaaacacttgtttatatatttaacaccattataaatgctggaggcaaagtggggtttagggtggaggctgacagctcatgacccccccatgtaataacctcccaactccccgtttgagaacccttgcCCTATAATAATTCCAGGTGAGCCCTTGCCGAAGCCTGTTGGATGGATGGAGAGGGTGTCACAGTGCCAGGTGAGCTGATGCTTAAATATTGCCCTCTCGCTCTTCTCCCACAAGGTCCCATTGAAGCTTGGATTCAGAGACCTCTCCCTAGGCATGGGACATGCTCCCCCCCGTTACATCCATTGGCTGTCCCCACGCAGCCATCCTGAGGATGATGCATGGCTTCCCCGCAGGGCACGTCCTACCCAGCCGCTGCCACCCACAGACCTATTTCCCTGCACGGTTATGGAAGGGTGAGTGGAACCCCCTCACTACATCAAGCTGAGGTGGGCACACAGCACCACCATGGGGGGGTGACTTTTCGGGACTTGACCTGAAGTGACCTTTGGGCAGACTGCAGCTCCTAAAGCTGAAGTTCCAGCATGCGGGGCTCTTCCCTTCCTTGGTACCGCATGTCCCCGATGCGGGATGCAGAGAGCTGGCCAAGGCAGCTTGTTTACAGCTGGAGCCTGGAAATAAAAAGGGCCATTTCTCTGTACTGTTGAATGTTGTTCCTTGCCGGGATTAAAGTAGGGCTCTATTTGGAAGCATAATGCAAAGTTTATTAGACCTGGCAAATGCGATGTGGAGAATGAGTCAGTCAGGCCTGCTGGGCTCGGCTGGAAGGCAGCAGCGCATTCCTGTTTCTTTTGCTCCCTGCTGTGGGGATGGGGCTAAGAACACAGTGCCCTCCCATGCAAAGTACTTTCCATACAGCCAAGCCTCATACCCCAGGAAGGCTGATAGCATTCCCATGTTTTGgttggggaaactaaggcacaaagaAGGAAGTGACTTGCTTAAACTCTTAcagctggtcagtggcagagctgggaatataaCTCAGGAGTTCTACCTCTTGGTCGTGGGTGTGGATCTGCTCTGACCTAGATGGAGCCTGAAGTTTGCTGGACTCTGTAGAGCTTTTAGCTTCACAGCTGGGCAAGCTGCTCTCATTTTTTAAAGGGAACTAGAGGCctccctctgctgctggcctgcaAGGGGTTGGACTGTCACGTTTCATGTGAAACAAGCTATTGGCAGTGGGAGCAACCCTATGCAGGAGCAAATGTTCCAGAAGCTCTATGGTCAGCTTGAGGTTTTGCTCAGAAACATAAGAGTATAAGTCTTTGTAAAGCTCTAGAGGAGCCCTCATGTGGCAGGGGACAGTAGGTTCTGCTGGTCTCCAAGCCATGTCTTGAAAGCCACAGCCCTGGTTCCAcctcctgcctgagccctgctgcgacACTGAGAACCGCACTCTGCCTAGCAACATAGGAGTGGTTAGCTTTCTCACCCCAAACTTCCATTCAGCTGCAGAAagcacagggtctttcagctgccTTGgctgaaagggagggagggaaagacatACTGACTAATCATGCGCCAGTCAGCACCTGTGATCCATGTGCTTCTAGACCACGTTTTTCTCTGCCATTGCAGCAGGGATGCTTCCTTCTTTTCCAGAGCAGGCTCCataatagagctgggcaaatcgATTGGTTCAGTTCACTCTGACAAATTGTTTCAGGTTGaaccaaaaatgaattttttgacAAATTGAAAATGAAACCAATGCAGGGTCAgatgaaaatttttatttttgagtctttatcattttaattgttaaattataaaaattaatggaaatttcaaaatgaaaagttgtctcaaatcaaaatgttttaaaatacccCCGAAAGTTTGTTTTTTCAACTGAAGCAATTTGGTGAAATCAGCACAAATTCGCTGAAtctgcattccctcccccccaccccccaaatctaAAGTCCTGATTGAAAGATTTTGCCCAGCTCTCCAGAGCACAGGCTAGAGTCCTGAGGGTCATTGCTGGCCAGGCTCCtgcatttctcctcctcctccagtgctGTCTTGACAACCTTGCAGTGTTGTTTACTGTGAAATTTCTGAGCAAGTGGTTTCACTGACCCAGAGTTTTGTGCCTGGTGCCAAAACTTATATTAAGCCTGCAAGCTAAACAATGTGCTGGCATGTTGTGAGAATGCTAGGCATGACGCATGAGCATCAGCGGACTCTGGAATGGATAATTGGgtaggatggcaggagagaaaggagactgctttttaaagggaaatcactGTTCCTGGAGCTGCTGGCTCAGTCTGCACCCTTGAAAACCACGCCACATAGGTAGGTGTCTGAACATGGAGGTAGGTCCCGTTTCCAAAAATCTCAGTCGCTGTGTTCCAGATACAGCTCCAATGGGACGACATGTAAAGTGTGCAGGCCGAGACACCCAGTGATGTGTGGATGGCCAGTCTGAGCCACATCAGAGGGCAGTTGCTTGGCCCTTCCTGAAGGTCAGGGTTCTTCAAGGGGTGTGGGCACCCAAGTCACTGGTCCACTCTGCAAATCTTAGCAGTAGGCCCTTCCAGGTTGGAAACTGGCTGTAGCTTGTAGGGGGTGGAATGTGCATCTGCTGTGCTCTTTGTAATACACGTACGTCTCATTAAAATCAGGCAAAGCCCCACCTATACTGAGGAAACAGTACAGGGTCTGCATGTGTTGTTGGTACTGCATCAGGAATCTGTCTCCTGCGACAGCTCACATTCTCCCCTGCTTTTTTTTAGAGCAGTTGTTTAAACCTGTCCAGCCTCAGTTCCAGTGTTAGTCTCGCCTAAAGTGGGGAGGCTGCTTTGGAGTTCAGTCAGCAACAACAGTGTGTAGTGGCAGTATCCCCTAGGAGTGCATCTGCCCCATGCTTATGTGTTTGTATTTCAGTTCTGCTACAGGCCAGGAAGCATTTTAGCGTAAGGACCATAATATGCTTCCAAGGGTGGGTAAATACTAGCACcgttttacagagagggaaactgaggacaGAGGCAGAACTGCAAGTAGAGGCCAGCTCCCTCTAAGTGAGATGCTAGCTCATTAAAAATATATGGCGCAACTGAAAAACATACTGTAGGAGAGGTTCGTAAAGGGAAAAGGAGCCAACTGATTCAAATTTATCAAGACATCAGTTTATTGCCACAGGAAGAGTTAAGTTACTTGTACCTGGTACATATGTACAGACAAACTGCACAAATTTTACAGCTGGTTTAGTTACACACCATACATTTAAAAGTGCATAGTTCTGAAAAGAGGTGGTGCTGTAACATTTGCTAGTTCGTTGTACCCACTTACCACATGCAGTTGCCATAAATACAACACCAACACCCAGATTTACCAAGCAACCACATGTACGCACCTTTTGTGCATGGTTGATAAGAGGCAACACAAGACCGAAAGCCCCCCTGTAGATAATGCAGTATAGCTAAATATGCTATAAAGAATCACTTAATGTAACATTAAATAGTGCATTACCAAGCCAATGGTGCCCCTAAGCATCCACCCTGCACTTAATACCAATGTGAAGAACCCAGTTGTGCTGATTTGTCAGGCTTAcaagctgccctgacagttgatctctaggcactaccataccACCACCAAGattggggccccactgtgctaggcactgcccaATTTTGTATCTACTCTTGTTGGCTGACAGCTCTAGTTACCAGAGACCTTTCACTGCATTGTAATGAAGTGTTTGTTACATTCTAAAGTGCACATTGGGAACAGAGTGAGATGCTGGGATTCTGCAGGGTGTGTGAATATCTATCAATAGACGCACAGCCCTGTTGAATGGGTTAGTATTGCTAGTATAAAGACTATTGCTAACTTCATtcccagagcactttacaaattcATCCTTGCTACCCAGGAAAGCAGTGGgctagagcctcagctggtgtaggtcACTAACTTCAATGATACTATGAAGCCAGACATCAggtaagaatctggcccattatagGGAAACAGTGGGGAAGAGTGAGAACTCAGCTGATGCTGGCCTCCAGCCCTTCTGGCTTCTCAAGGGGCTGTTCTCCAGGATATGTGAGGGAAGCATCCTGCTCTCTAGAAGTAGCTCTGAGTTTCCTTTCACAATGGGGCAGGTTGCTTGGGAGGGTGCTCTGCTTCACTCTGTCTAGCTAAACTAAAGCAAAACGCCTTCCCACCTCCAGGAAGACAGGGTAGAGCTGCACCTGCCTGAGGGCTGCTGTCCCATTTTCTGATCAGCCAGAGCCGAGGAACTGTGAGCGTGATGGAAGGCAGTACTGTCTCTAAAGGTTTGCTGAGGACATGGAGCAACCTTACATGTCTCTGCTGCCTGGCAGAGCCACGGTGGCTCTACTCATACCATATGGAAAGCATCAACTAGAGCCAGTTCAAAGTCAGAATGAACTCTTCCTCC
This window contains:
- the NUDT18 gene encoding 8-oxo-dGDP phosphatase NUDT18, translated to MACGALAEELDAVLSGRGWEVQERYDSAPVSAHPVRVRKTACYIVLAVLLNDQNEVLMMQEAKHECYGTWYLPAGRMEPNETILEAMKREVKEETGLECEPLTLLAVEERGPIWIRFVFLARPTGGTLKAPQHADAESLQARWWDRESPALPLRARDILPLMDLAVRYRDSPSHPMTLPEEMPCALICQRLLATFTNGAGDLWVLLSAVGAPHLPVSARTTSPCKIQNSIQVAACRLLKECCLLPQVTVQAHGVLGLQHLGKNAGKSDGVCFNVLLTVTQGGQSTQETPPELHGESFQWWKIEESSLRSRILQRLSSSSVVPIHSY